From the genome of bacterium, one region includes:
- a CDS encoding serine/threonine-protein kinase, producing MFPYLLDHRYTIHETAGSGAVGAVYRAFDRWRNDTEVAVKLFHNRTNANWQALLNEFSFFAPIRHPSFTHLFSIGIDESLHSPYLVMEWINGKPPDTFDWRQDSNRVLAFLIELLRALHFLHANNIVHHDLKPGNLKVTELNNGVSVKLLDFGLAGRTRNRSRLRGTWDYLPPERWGEKIALPGIDLYSVGIILFQIVTGHIPYTELSPAQAVRRRGEAPLPDVRSEAPWAEPWLVDLIARLTDPNPANRLTSARQTLHFISEAVSPSFPYESVESFSGYFDSFIPVPALSSFLSTTVVEESRSTITKVDIDPYLLPEDQVIGAAIPLLTSGIPVATVQTCEYWKASTHELIEQWYQAKVNAEKKPLILLIDSKQDVQSNIASSTTERIIRFGVTDDSIDTSQQVRDNDKFHWSLPPRDRKETEQFVRQMLPALVAPDSWFDWLQLTSAGFDHFLKKRIMEAFAEGWLVPTLEGWAIQRTEMPSILPVDLTNLYRNWISRVPQTILQSAGVIALFPHGIPQRLLSESIQVDWRTIQTTPSVYRLIQIDDGEEGVIRFYPPAVRKMLEYTVDTSATDNVYRWLREHGKSELKELWQISALVHIAAQRFDYNAVETGLSSLQDIRSTDPLDDDTFARLLRLRDNPECPQSLRGRISSIWGKQLVITGAIPAALTVLSETWLESSNNKEDRLSAANSFAMLLLQKGQLDKAEPIFAEVVRDTPNSLRELQVIAYAGLAWIATVRQNWEDAAKYAGEALALCNAKELTHDRLRALNVQAMIDYHVKHDLDAAEKNWSECLKIARHVKIHRSVCDTLNNLG from the coding sequence TTGTTTCCTTATCTCCTTGATCATCGCTACACGATTCACGAGACTGCTGGTAGCGGTGCCGTGGGAGCTGTCTATCGTGCATTCGATCGTTGGAGGAACGATACCGAAGTCGCGGTGAAGCTTTTTCATAACCGCACGAATGCTAACTGGCAAGCGCTGTTAAATGAATTTTCGTTTTTTGCTCCAATTCGACACCCTTCCTTCACTCACTTATTCTCCATTGGAATAGATGAATCCCTGCACTCTCCATATCTCGTGATGGAGTGGATCAACGGAAAACCTCCCGACACTTTTGACTGGAGACAAGATTCCAATCGTGTGTTAGCGTTTCTTATTGAGTTATTGCGAGCCTTACATTTTCTACATGCGAATAACATTGTACATCATGATTTGAAACCCGGGAACCTCAAAGTTACCGAACTCAATAATGGTGTTTCGGTCAAGTTGCTTGACTTCGGACTTGCCGGTCGTACGAGAAATCGTAGTCGTTTACGCGGGACATGGGATTACTTACCGCCCGAGCGTTGGGGTGAGAAAATCGCTTTACCCGGTATCGATTTGTATTCGGTTGGTATAATTCTGTTTCAAATTGTTACCGGGCATATTCCTTACACCGAGCTATCACCTGCGCAGGCAGTGCGCCGCCGAGGCGAAGCGCCTTTGCCGGATGTTCGCAGTGAAGCCCCTTGGGCAGAACCGTGGTTAGTCGACTTAATAGCAAGATTAACCGATCCCAACCCGGCGAATCGGTTAACCTCCGCTCGACAGACATTGCACTTTATCTCCGAGGCGGTGTCGCCATCATTTCCTTACGAGTCAGTAGAATCCTTTTCCGGTTACTTCGACTCTTTTATTCCCGTACCGGCATTATCATCTTTCCTTAGTACCACTGTTGTCGAAGAATCTCGTAGTACGATAACTAAGGTAGACATCGACCCATATCTGTTGCCGGAAGATCAAGTAATCGGAGCGGCGATTCCGTTGCTAACGAGTGGAATCCCCGTTGCAACTGTTCAAACATGTGAGTATTGGAAGGCATCGACTCATGAGTTAATAGAGCAATGGTATCAAGCGAAAGTGAATGCAGAGAAGAAGCCGCTGATTCTGTTAATTGACTCAAAGCAAGACGTCCAGTCAAACATCGCTTCTTCCACGACAGAACGCATCATACGATTCGGTGTCACCGATGATTCGATTGATACTTCTCAGCAAGTTCGCGATAACGACAAGTTTCACTGGAGCTTGCCGCCACGTGATCGCAAAGAAACCGAGCAGTTTGTTCGCCAAATGCTTCCTGCGCTTGTCGCACCCGACAGTTGGTTCGACTGGCTCCAATTGACTTCAGCAGGATTCGATCATTTCTTGAAAAAACGCATCATGGAGGCGTTTGCCGAGGGGTGGTTGGTTCCTACTCTCGAAGGTTGGGCGATTCAGCGAACCGAGATGCCATCGATACTTCCAGTCGATTTAACAAATCTGTATCGCAATTGGATCAGTCGAGTTCCCCAAACCATTCTTCAATCGGCAGGAGTTATTGCTTTATTCCCGCATGGGATTCCACAAAGGTTGCTCTCTGAATCGATCCAGGTCGATTGGCGAACGATTCAAACCACGCCTTCGGTTTATCGGTTGATTCAAATCGACGATGGTGAAGAAGGGGTGATACGGTTTTACCCTCCGGCTGTTCGAAAAATGTTAGAGTACACCGTCGACACCAGTGCAACCGACAATGTCTATCGCTGGTTGAGAGAACATGGGAAAAGTGAGTTAAAAGAACTGTGGCAAATTTCGGCACTGGTGCACATCGCAGCGCAACGATTCGATTACAATGCAGTTGAAACCGGATTATCGAGCCTGCAAGACATCAGATCCACCGACCCCTTGGATGACGATACGTTTGCTCGGCTGTTACGATTGCGTGATAATCCCGAATGCCCTCAGAGTTTACGTGGAAGAATCAGTTCGATTTGGGGAAAACAATTAGTTATTACAGGAGCAATACCAGCAGCGCTGACGGTTTTATCTGAAACCTGGCTGGAGTCGAGTAACAACAAAGAGGACCGGCTATCTGCCGCAAACTCATTTGCAATGCTGTTGTTACAGAAGGGGCAACTCGATAAAGCAGAGCCTATTTTCGCAGAAGTTGTAAGGGATACCCCGAATTCGTTGAGGGAATTGCAAGTTATTGCTTATGCAGGACTTGCATGGATTGCGACGGTGCGACAGAACTGGGAGGACGCTGCAAAGTATGCCGGGGAAGCATTGGCATTGTGCAATGCCAAAGAGTTAACCCATGACCGACTTCGTGCGCTAAATGTTCAAGCGATGATTGACTACCATGTAAAGCACGATTTAGATGCCGCTGAAAAAAACTGGTCAGAATGCTTAAAGATTGCTCGTCATGTGAAGATTCACCGATCAGTCTGCGACACTTTGAATAACCTGGGGG